In Streptomyces sp. NBC_00683, the DNA window GGCGTCGTCGGTGGTGACGACGTCGACCTGGTAGGTCAGGAGGTTGTCGACGCAGATCGAGTACGTGTCGTAGGCGACGAGGTCCGCCTTCGGGTAGTCGGCGGCGATGCGCTGGTACGGGGTGGATCCGGCGGCCGAGCAGACGGTCTTGCCCGCCAGGTCCTGCGGCCCCTTGATGTCGTTCTCGTCGGTGCGCACCAGCAGCCCCTGGCCGGCCATGTAGTACGGCCCCGCGAAGCCGACGAGCTTCTTGCGCATGTCGTTGATGGTGTAGGTGCCGACGTAGTAGTCGATCTGCCCGTTCTGGAGTGCCGTCTCGCGGTTCGCGGAGGCGATGGTCCGGAAGCGGATCGTGTCCGGTTCGAAGCCCAGGGACGCTGCCATCATGCGGGCGATCTCGATGTCGAAGCCGGAGTAGATGCCGGTGGCCGGATCCTTCTCGCCGAGATAGGGCTGGTCCTCCTTGGCGCCGACGACCAGGTATCCACGCTTCTTGGCCTTCTTCCAGGTCTTCGAC includes these proteins:
- a CDS encoding glutamate ABC transporter substrate-binding protein — translated: MLRTRRLATALACFLLAVLVAGCGREGSPPVKGPKAGALPQYTVDTDFQLPESKTWKKAKKRGYLVVGAKEDQPYLGEKDPATGIYSGFDIEIARMMAASLGFEPDTIRFRTIASANRETALQNGQIDYYVGTYTINDMRKKLVGFAGPYYMAGQGLLVRTDENDIKGPQDLAGKTVCSAAGSTPYQRIAADYPKADLVAYDTYSICVDNLLTYQVDVVTTDDAILLGFAAKAPDEMKVVGKPFSEEPYGIGVPRSDNALRFALNDALEENEKNGNWKKAFEATLGLSGVPAPTPPPIDNYPAN